In Rutidosis leptorrhynchoides isolate AG116_Rl617_1_P2 chromosome 2, CSIRO_AGI_Rlap_v1, whole genome shotgun sequence, one genomic interval encodes:
- the LOC139892603 gene encoding uncharacterized protein, translating to MAFRASNLVKTMMIRSRGTTSFGTSTTPKLKAYSPAADHSYGHHDTKSKVAANGAYVPVYISLGLIMMSVSIGGFTAMHQLKHSPNVSVKKSKRETVPELVDPDEVAEKSDEFIKKSFFRKIAHVQDADRQDIMPDPIRGDTYAMHPKPQLESLKSVGVEVEKKPFVQPPPLKH from the exons ATGGCATTCAGAGCAAGT AATCTGGTGAAAACAATGATGATTCGCTCTAGAGGGACAACTTCTTTTGGGACATCAACGACCCCTAAATTGAAGGCTTACTCCCCTGCTGCTGATCATAGTTATGGTCACCATGATACCAAATCAAA GGTGGCCGCTAATGGTGCGTATGTGCCGGTGTACATATCACTCGGGTTAATTATGATGTCGGTTAGCATCGGTGGATTCACAGCAATGCACCAGCTGAAACATTCACCAAATGTATCGGTCAAGAAGTCAAAAAGAGAGACGGTTCCGGAGCTTGTGGACCCGGATGAGGTGGCAGAGAAGTCTGATGAGTTCATCAAGAAATCGTTTTTTAGGAAAATTGCACACGTGCAAGATGCAGATCGCCAGGACATCATGCCTGATCCTATCCGTGGTGATACATACGCCAT GCACCCGAAACCGCAACTTGAGTCGTTGAAATCGGTTGGAGTTGAGGTGGAGAAGAAGCCATTTGTTCAGCCACCACCATTGAAACACTGA